TTTAGAGATGAATGATAAGTTACTTACGGTAAAAGGTGAAGAAATTATAAAAAGCGATGGAGTATTATACTTTTATAATAAAGGTGTAGGTTATATAAATGATAAAGAGTATACTAAAGCTCAAAAGTATTTTTTATACGCATTACCATATTCTGAAGGTAATTATTTACATGAACATATCGTTTACATGTTAGCAGTAAGTTATAAAGCTAGTTCTGACTTCCAAAATGCTGTTAAATACTATGAGCTTATTTTAAAACAATTTCCCAGTGGAAGTTACACCGAGGAAGTCTTATATAATTTAGTTTTAATAAATAAAGATGTAGATCCAAATAAAGCAAAACTTTATGCAGAAAAATTAGTGGAACAATTTCCGAATTCTTTATATAAGAACTCGATAGTAAACAAAATATTAGGTATATAAAAATAAATAACATATCAAAGGTGTAATAGACATCTTTAAGTTTTACTTTGGGTATACTAATTTTAAAATATGTAACACAAATTTCACAACCCTGTTACACATTTTGAAAATATCAATATAGAAGAGGTCAATTTGCAATATTATTGACTAGTAACATTATAAGGTATACAATAATAACAATATAAAGATACCCTAGCGGGGTATAATAAATGGAGGTAATAATATGATTAAAGAAGTTAATGATATAAATTTTAATGAAGAAATAGGAAATTCAGATAACATAGTTGTAGTTGATTTTTGGGCACCTTGGTGTGGACCTTGTAAAATGTTAAGTCCAGTAATTGAAGAATTAGCAAATGAGATGGGGAAAAACGTTAAATTTGCTAAAATAAATGTGGATGAAAGTCCTATAACAGCATCAACATACAAAATTTCAAGTATTCCAACAGTTATGGTATTTAATAAGGATTCTGTTAAAGAAACATTAGTAGGATTT
This window of the Clostridium estertheticum genome carries:
- the trxA gene encoding thioredoxin, coding for MIKEVNDINFNEEIGNSDNIVVVDFWAPWCGPCKMLSPVIEELANEMGKNVKFAKINVDESPITASTYKISSIPTVMVFNKDSVKETLVGFRPKAELKKVIEKNL